The stretch of DNA TATAGCAGGATTTTGTAAAAGCAATGAGATTATTCTGACTTTTTATGGAGCGAATGTCTCGTTAATGAAAAATAATTTGTTTTTTTGTGGTAAACATGGAACGAATGTCTATTAGATTGATAAGCCTTGCCGGTTTTATTTTTGCTTTCCTATTCTTGGTTAGTTGCAAGCCCTACAATAGCGATGAGGTAAATAACCAGATGATACAAGGAAAGTGGCAGCTTGTGGCTGTGGAATCGAAAAAGAATGATTCGGCAAGCCTTGACCTGAATCAGCAAGATGTATATTTATACTTTAATGGAAATAAGTGTACGCAGGAAATTGTCGGACTTGTAAAGTCGGACTATACCTTTATAATACATAATTTTACACTGATGTTGTATAAAGATTCTGTATTCGATAATAAGCTTGATATATACACTTTAACTGTCGACTCTTTAGTCTTTAAGCAAGGAGGAGACAGGTCTCTAAAATATAAAAGAACAGGGCTGTAAGTTTGCCTGTTCTTCTATAATTTGTGTATGTAAGTGTATGATGCTTTTTAGTCTATCCTTCTGAGAAACCTTCTCATTTCGTATATTATATCGGGTCTGGCATCAGTCCTGAACTTGTTGAAGCTAACGAAAGAATCAAACTCTTTATTCGTAGATGAATCTGTTCTTTTTTTCCAGTCTGTAATCCAAAGGAAAGGTGCTGTAGGTACATAATTTCCAAGTGTATCAACAGCATTGTCTACAAAGTAATAAACAATATCGTCAACGATTTTTACGGGATATTTACCTGTGATTTGTACACCATCATTATCCGGATCAAGGAAATCTATATTTACAGATGTCTTTCCACTTCCTTCATCATTGAACGTATATGTGTTGCCTTTCAGCTTAGCCAGCGTTTCTTTCGAATAAGTAGCGTCGTATACCCCATTAGCCAATAGCTGATAATCATATACTTCCCACTTTCCGAGTAGGCTGCTATATTTACCCTTAACATCTACTTTCTCCATATTGGGATGTATATTCGGTGCTTTTTCTATATTTCTCATCGATCTGCCGTCTCTGATCTTATAGCCATCTACCGTAAAGTATTTGAATACCGTAAAAGCCTCCTTGTTTTTATAAAATATAGAGATTGTTTCGGTATTTACAAAAGAAGTATCTCTCCCGTTATGTCGTGTAACATTCATGGTGATCAGACCATCTTTTACATCGTAAGTACCTTTATCTATAAGCTCATCCAGTACATTTGAGTTTTCGAATGTGTAAACGCCTTTCGAGTCTATATAGAACTTGTTTATAAATCCGTCATAATCTACTGATCTGAAATTTGGATATGCCGATTCGGACCCATCTTCTTTGACTTTAATTACTTGTTTCTCCGAGTTATATATTTCCCATGTGCCCAATAAATCATCTTTAGTAAGGTCGGATGGAGTAATTGTTTCTGTATTGGTATCCGGTTTGTCAGGAGTATCGCTGTTGCAACTGCTTAATCCTATAATAGTACATATTAAGGGAAAAATGCAAAGTAGTTTTTTCGTCATTATCATTTGGAGAACGTTTTGTATAGTTTATGCCTGTTTGCTGTGCAAAGATATAATAATATCTGCAAATGAATGAAATGTATAGCTTTGTTTTTGCTTTATTTAATTGTATTCTATCGTTTTAGCCTCTATGGATAGATTAAATGTATTTTTTTGTAAATTATTATTTAGGTATGTTAAGGTGGTTTTATCGACTCAAATTCTGCCTCTTTAATATGAGCGGATAAGAAAAATCATAATCGGAAACGTATAGTGTCATTATTCCGTTTTTGATGGATCGTATTTGTAACGACAATTTTTTTGGTGTAAGTTTTTTCGCATTGTTGTTTTGTAGAAATTCAAAATAAGTAATATCGATACTGTTATTTTCAATCAAATACTTTCCTGTAATATTGAAAAGAATGACTCCGTCCATCGATTCTCCTAAATGAAAAGTATAATTATCCTTGAATATGTATATATAAGGATATTCCGTCTCTGAATATTGCCTCGGCTTGTCAGTTTCTTTTACTTCTACCCATCGTCCGGCAATGTCGCCTTTTGTGTAAGAAACATCTTGTCCAAAAAGGTGAAGAAAAGAGATCGAGAGTAAGCAGAATAGGATAACCTTTTTCATACTACTTAGGTGTTAAGATATGCAGAAGTGAAACCTTATTTCGCAATATCTGTTATCTCGTCCGAACGGTATACATGAAGCCCTACTGTATTCTGTTGAGCAACTCTATACATGGCTTCAGCTACATCCTTCGCTTTGATCGGACGATATTTCTTTAATTTGCCTGTAAGAAATATGGAGAATATTTTCATGGCAAAACTTAGTACTCTTTCTCCAAAGCGGAATTCTTTCCTGTTACCTTCCAACAACGATGGTCTGAATATGGATATAGACTGGAACGGCAATTTCCTTAGCTCTTCTTCGCACTTGCCTTTTATGCGTAAATAGAAGTTGCTCGATTCCGGATTAGCTCCAATTGCTGATATAATTGAGAATTGCTTTATACCATTCACAGCAGCTACCTTTGCAAATTGAAGAGGGTAGGTAAGGTCTACTTTTTTGAATGCTTCTTGGCTTCCGGCTTTTTTGATGGTCGTTCCCAAGCAGCAAAACATATCGTTTCCTTCCATATAATCCTTATACGATTCTACGTCGTCGAAGTCTACGATATGCTGAACCAGTTTGGGGTGCGATATTTTAGTCTCGCGACGTACAAAACATATCGTTTTATCGTAGATGTCACTATTTAATAGTATTCTCATTAGATGTGACCCCGTCAATCCGGTACTTCCTATCAATATTGCGGTTTTTGCCATCTCTTTATCCTTTTGCTTTTCTGTTTAATTATTCAAGGTCTACTACAGTAATTCCTGTTCCTCCAAATTGTACATGCTCATCCTGAAAATTTCGCACACCTTGAGCCGTACGGAGATAGTCTCGTATCATCTGTCTTAGTGCTCCCGTTCCCGTTCCGTGTAATATTCGTATTCGAGAAACCCCTACGAGCACTGCATCGTCTACAAAATACATGACTGCTTGCAGTGCCTCTTCGCCACGCATACCTCTCACATCTATATCTTGCTTGAAGTTGAGTTTCTTCTCTCGGAGATCGTCGCTGGCTGCTACGCTGATTGTAGTGCTGCGGTTTTCACGTTTTACTTGATTTTTACTTATATATTCAAGCGTTTCGAGTTTTACGGTCGATTTGATCATACCAAATGCAACTGTAGCGCTTCCTTTTTGTATATCAAGTACTTGTCCGATTGAAGTTTGTCCTTTGATGCGTACATTGTCTCCAATAGCGATTATTTGTTCTTTAATCTCTTTGGGTTGTTCGCTTTTTTTCTTGTTATTTTTTTCTTTCTCTTTTAACTTCTCTATTTTTTTAGAGATCTTATCATCCGAGAAATTTTTTTCGTTTTCTAATGACGATTTGAATTCGTTGAGAGTCAATCGGGCTTGCTTTGTCTTTTCCTTCTCGGCCTGCGATTCTCGAATTGTACGTATCGTATTCTCTATTTTGGCATTGGCATCAGATAAAACCCGTTCTGCATCGGCCTTAGCCTGACGGAGTATCTCTTTCCGTTGTTTTTCGACACTCAGCAGATCTGTTTCGTATGTTGTGGTAATCTCTTCAAGCCGTTTTTCTTTCTGACGGATGCTTTGGCGTTTAGTTTCCCAATATCGTTTATCTCTGACAATATCTTGGAGGTATTTGTCCATATTGATGTAGTCACTGCCTACTATTTCAGAAGCATCGGCAATTACATCTTCCGGCAAACCTATTTTTCGGGCTATTTCTATTGCAAAAGAACTTCCGGGGTTGCCGATAGATAAAGTGAACAGCGGTTGCATCAGGTGGCGATCGTATAGCATTGCCCCATTGATAACACCTTTATGTTCATTTGCATAATGTTTGAGGTTTTGGTAGTGAGTTGTGATTACACCAAAAGACTCTTTTTCATTAAAGCGTTTAAGCAGGGATTCTGCTATTGCGCCGCCGATTTGTGGTTCGGTTCCCCCTCCAAATTCGTCTATAAGTAAGATTGTTTTTTCATCGCAGTTTCTTACAAAAAACTTCATATTGGTTAGATGCGAACTGTATGTACTCAAATCATTTTCTATAGATTGTTCGTCACCTATATCTATAAATATATTGTTGAATATCCCTACTTTCGAATTTTCTGCTAAAGGTATCGGTATTCCGCATTGTACCATATATTGAAGTAGTCCCACTGTCTTTAGGCAAACGGATTTACCTCCTGCATTTGGTCCTGAAATAATGAGAATGCGATTGTCTTCCTCAAGTTCTATATCGAGAGGTACAATTTGCTTATTCTGTTTTCTGTGAGAAATAAATAGCAGAGGGTGCTTCGCTCTATACCATCTTATAATCTGCTTGT from Dysgonomonas mossii encodes:
- a CDS encoding lipocalin family protein, which encodes MSIRLISLAGFIFAFLFLVSCKPYNSDEVNNQMIQGKWQLVAVESKKNDSASLDLNQQDVYLYFNGNKCTQEIVGLVKSDYTFIIHNFTLMLYKDSVFDNKLDIYTLTVDSLVFKQGGDRSLKYKRTGL
- a CDS encoding lipocalin family protein, encoding MKKVILFCLLSISFLHLFGQDVSYTKGDIAGRWVEVKETDKPRQYSETEYPYIYIFKDNYTFHLGESMDGVILFNITGKYLIENNSIDITYFEFLQNNNAKKLTPKKLSLQIRSIKNGIMTLYVSDYDFSYPLILKRQNLSR
- a CDS encoding oxidoreductase, which produces MAKTAILIGSTGLTGSHLMRILLNSDIYDKTICFVRRETKISHPKLVQHIVDFDDVESYKDYMEGNDMFCCLGTTIKKAGSQEAFKKVDLTYPLQFAKVAAVNGIKQFSIISAIGANPESSNFYLRIKGKCEEELRKLPFQSISIFRPSLLEGNRKEFRFGERVLSFAMKIFSIFLTGKLKKYRPIKAKDVAEAMYRVAQQNTVGLHVYRSDEITDIAK
- a CDS encoding endonuclease MutS2 is translated as MIYPENFEYKIGFDKIRQLLIAKCLSPLGEEKVTNLAFSSDYIHISESLSQTEEFMRIINEEDNFPTNYFLDVRHALRNIRVEGTWIDEAALFDLRRSLQTIRDIVLFLKKEEEENTPYPYLYALAGEVAIFPQLISKIDNILDKFGRIKDNASAELSRIRKDIAHVSSGISRSLNAILRTAQNEGLVEKDVTPTMRDGRLVIPVAPAFKRKIKGIVHDESASGKTVFIEPAEVVEANNRIRELESEERREIIKILVTFTDILRPLVADILQSYEFLATIDFIRAKATFAIDLDAIKPSIEDKQIIRWYRAKHPLLFISHRKQNKQIVPLDIELEEDNRILIISGPNAGGKSVCLKTVGLLQYMVQCGIPIPLAENSKVGIFNNIFIDIGDEQSIENDLSTYSSHLTNMKFFVRNCDEKTILLIDEFGGGTEPQIGGAIAESLLKRFNEKESFGVITTHYQNLKHYANEHKGVINGAMLYDRHLMQPLFTLSIGNPGSSFAIEIARKIGLPEDVIADASEIVGSDYINMDKYLQDIVRDKRYWETKRQSIRQKEKRLEEITTTYETDLLSVEKQRKEILRQAKADAERVLSDANAKIENTIRTIRESQAEKEKTKQARLTLNEFKSSLENEKNFSDDKISKKIEKLKEKEKNNKKKSEQPKEIKEQIIAIGDNVRIKGQTSIGQVLDIQKGSATVAFGMIKSTVKLETLEYISKNQVKRENRSTTISVAASDDLREKKLNFKQDIDVRGMRGEEALQAVMYFVDDAVLVGVSRIRILHGTGTGALRQMIRDYLRTAQGVRNFQDEHVQFGGTGITVVDLE